In Parasegetibacter sp. NRK P23, the genomic stretch CGGTAGCTGAAGTAGTGCTGCTGGCGATCTGGGTTACGATCCCTTTGAATTTCCTGTTGGTATAGGCGTCCACTTCCACGATGGCGGAATCGCCGAGGTGTACTTTGGGAATATCGTTTTCACTCACATCCACCTGCACTTCAATGGTATTCATATCGGCGATGCGCATCATTTCGGTACCCGCCATTTGTGCGGTACCCACTACGCGCTCCCCCTTTTTAACGGCGAGCAGCGACACCACGCCATCCATGGGTGCCACGATCGTGGTTCTGCCGAGGTTCTTATCGGCGCCGCTCAACTGTGCCTGTGCGTTCTGAACGCTGGCCTCGCTGCTGCGGATGCCCTGCAATGCAGCGTTGTAAGTAGCTTCAGCAGACAAATATGCACTTTGCGCGGTTTCGAATTCCGAGCGGGAAATCACTTTCTGGTCCAGCAATGTTTTTTGCCTGTCGTAAGCTGCTTTCGCCTGCTCCATGGCGGCTTTCTGCCCGGCGAGCTGTGCTTTGGCGTTCTGCACGGAAGCGAGTTGCTGCGTTACATTGGCCGCGGCCTGGTCGCGTTGCGTGGTATAGATATCGGCATAGATGCGCGCGAGCACCTGCCCTTTGCGTACGCTGTCGCCTTCCTGTACCGTAAGTTCAGTGATCTCCCCGGAGATATCGGGACTCACTTTCACTTCAATTTCAGGATATACTTTACCGCTGGCGTTCACCGATTCAATGATGGTGCGGGGTGCGGCTTTCTCTGCGGACACTTTGGTTCCCTCGTCCTTACCCAGCACACCGGCTTTTTTCAGCACGATGAGCAGCACGATCAGGGCTACGATAATGATAATGATCCAGCGCAATTTCTTGTTCATAATAATACTGTTATGATGGTTTTCTCAAGTGTGTGGTTACAGTTTAAGCCCCTGACCTTTGTAGAATTCGAGTACTTTCATTTTGAAAACGTATTCGAACTGGGCGGATAAGAGGTTTATTTTGGCGGAAGAGAAATTGTTCTGGGCGATGATCAGATCAATTGTATTCAATAAGCCCACTTCATATCTCTTTTTAGAGAACTCGTATGTCTTCTGAGATGTCTCCACAGCCTTTTTCTGGGCATTGTATTTTTCAAGTGCGGTAGTGGCGTCTACATAAGCCTGGTAAACATCGCGTTTAAGGTTGAAATTGATCTGCTCCAATTGCAGGGCGACATTTTTCGTGTTCAGTACAGATTTCTGATAATTCCCCCTGAATGTATACCCTTGAAACAGCGGGATATTGATACCAATACCAATACTCTCTGCGATATTCTCACTCAATTGATCCATATAGGGAACTTTCTCAATCTGTCCGGAAGCGTTCATTTGCCTGTATAAACTAAAATACTGGGTACTGATTCCTCCGCTGGCAGAAATAGTGGGCCACTGCATTGCCTTATTGGCTTTCACATAATACTCTGCGGATTGAAGTCGCAGCTTATTGCTCTTTTGGGAGGGCTGATTATTAACTGCGATATTGTACACAAGGTCAGGCTGCAGTTCACTGATAGGATCCAGGGGTATCTGATCTACAGGAGGCACCGCCAGTTCAAACGGGGTGGCAACATCAAGGTTCATCAGCGCCTTGAGCTGAAGTATGGCGGTGTTTACTGCACCATAAGCCGTTACAACAGCGGACGTATCTCTTGCCACTTGTGCTTCCAATTCAGCAGCACTCAGTTCCGGCAGGGAACCAGCCTCTACAAGTTTGCGGGTGTTATCCAATTGAGATTTTGTGAGTTCCAGTTGCACATCGGCAACCCTGCGCTGTTCAACGGCAAGCAGCGCATCCAGGTATGCCGCAGCCACGCTCAATGATGTATTGTAACGCAAAGCATTCACATCTTCTCTGGTGGCTTCAACTTCTAAAGCCGTTCCTTTTGTGTTGTAACGGTTGCTGAACCAATTGAAAAGCGTAACCCCGGATTGTAGCCCGTAACTGGATCCAAAGGAGTTTTGCGTAACGATCTCCTGGGTCGCGAAATCACGGGTTCGTCCAAATCCCCATTGCTGCCCGGAGTTAAATCCAAGCGTTGGGAGCTGCCCCATCCGGCTTTGTTTCAGATTTACTTCGGCGACTTTGATATCAAGCTGTGCCTGCTTGATCGAAATATTATTTGCCACTGCGTAATCCACGCATTTTTTTAAATCCCATTTTTCCTGCGCCATTCCCTGGAAGGCGGCCAGCATAGTGATAAGGGTTAAAGGCAACAGTTGTCTTTTTCTCATGCAACAAATTTAAGTGTTCCCGGTACCTGTGAACGCTAATATTGATAAGCGGTTAATGGTTTACACCGCCAAATTAACAAATTGTCATTATTCTCCGCATTTCTATTCGTTCCAGGTCACTTTTTCAAAAGCCTGCTCCAGGTCCGCCCATAAGTAATCCGGTTCTTCCAGGCCCACGTAAAGCCGTAGCATACGATGCGCTTCGTTGGCGGGATCGAAATCGGCCGGTTCCAGTGAAGCGCACCTGGGCATGATAAGCGATTCGTGCCCACCCCAACTTACGGCCATCATGATATGTTTCAATGATTCACAGAATGTGGAAACCTGGGCGTGGCTATGCGCTTTCACCACAAAGGTGAGCAATCCGCAGCAACCCTTCATCTGTTTTTTAGCCAGTTCGTATTGGGAAAATGACTGATGGAAGGGGTAGATTATCCTCGAAACCGCAGGGTGTTTTTCCAGT encodes the following:
- a CDS encoding efflux RND transporter periplasmic adaptor subunit; the encoded protein is MNKKLRWIIIIIVALIVLLIVLKKAGVLGKDEGTKVSAEKAAPRTIIESVNASGKVYPEIEVKVSPDISGEITELTVQEGDSVRKGQVLARIYADIYTTQRDQAAANVTQQLASVQNAKAQLAGQKAAMEQAKAAYDRQKTLLDQKVISRSEFETAQSAYLSAEATYNAALQGIRSSEASVQNAQAQLSGADKNLGRTTIVAPMDGVVSLLAVKKGERVVGTAQMAGTEMMRIADMNTIEVQVDVSENDIPKVHLGDSAIVEVDAYTNRKFKGIVTQIASSTTSATATAATNEVTNYKVHVRLLPESYKDLIDPSRPKSFPFRPGMSASADIQTKRIDNVLSVPINAVTTREKGSDKPSEKKKEEGSEEQGNAGTTVSDDPDEVVFVRQADNTVKKIVVKTGIQDINYIQVTSGLKGGEEVITGPYSTVSKTLRDGMKVNVVPKDKLFEVKK
- a CDS encoding TolC family protein, with translation MRKRQLLPLTLITMLAAFQGMAQEKWDLKKCVDYAVANNISIKQAQLDIKVAEVNLKQSRMGQLPTLGFNSGQQWGFGRTRDFATQEIVTQNSFGSSYGLQSGVTLFNWFSNRYNTKGTALEVEATREDVNALRYNTSLSVAAAYLDALLAVEQRRVADVQLELTKSQLDNTRKLVEAGSLPELSAAELEAQVARDTSAVVTAYGAVNTAILQLKALMNLDVATPFELAVPPVDQIPLDPISELQPDLVYNIAVNNQPSQKSNKLRLQSAEYYVKANKAMQWPTISASGGISTQYFSLYRQMNASGQIEKVPYMDQLSENIAESIGIGINIPLFQGYTFRGNYQKSVLNTKNVALQLEQINFNLKRDVYQAYVDATTALEKYNAQKKAVETSQKTYEFSKKRYEVGLLNTIDLIIAQNNFSSAKINLLSAQFEYVFKMKVLEFYKGQGLKL